One region of Flavobacterium sp. GSB-24 genomic DNA includes:
- a CDS encoding polyamine aminopropyltransferase gives MGKKFLRFEFLLLFAVFIIATCGLIYELVAGTLASYLLGDSVKQFSFIIGVYLFSMGIGSFFSKFFHKNLLNTFVEIEILVGLIGGLSSVVLFLLFESVGSFQFILYLFVFVTGFLVGLEIPLLMNILKDRVEFKDLVSNVFTFDYIGALLASILFPLVLVPKLGIMGTSLFFGMINVSIAIALCFLLKRELKKPALLRAKAVFSFLLLLGVFIFSNDILAYSEGKLYGENIIYTNSTPYQRIVLTHNKSDYRLYLNNNLQFSSADEYRYHEALVHPVMSMAKSVKNVLVLGGGDGLAVREILKYKEVQKVTLVDLDEGMTKLFKTNTVLTNFNKSSLNNSKVTVINTDAYIWAKSCKEKFDAVIIDFPDPSNYSLGKLYSVNFYQTIKTILHPDAAVVIQTTSPYFAPKSFWCINKTVMQVFPQVDAYHAYVPSFGEWGYTIAINGFGTTFNTVNRIADGLKFYNYQFDRFNYFTNDMISNQIEINRLDNQILVRYFDEEWGRLQ, from the coding sequence ATGGGTAAAAAATTTCTTAGGTTTGAATTTCTTTTACTCTTTGCCGTATTTATAATTGCCACTTGCGGACTTATTTATGAGTTGGTTGCAGGAACTCTGGCGAGTTATTTATTAGGCGATTCGGTAAAACAGTTTTCATTTATTATTGGCGTGTACCTGTTTTCTATGGGTATAGGTTCTTTTTTTTCAAAGTTTTTTCACAAGAATCTGCTTAACACTTTTGTAGAAATAGAAATACTGGTTGGACTTATTGGAGGTCTGAGTTCGGTAGTTTTGTTTTTACTGTTTGAAAGTGTGGGCTCTTTTCAATTCATCCTATATTTATTTGTTTTCGTAACCGGATTTTTGGTTGGTTTAGAGATTCCGCTTTTAATGAATATTTTAAAAGACAGAGTCGAGTTTAAAGATTTGGTTTCGAATGTTTTTACATTTGATTATATCGGAGCATTATTGGCTTCCATATTATTTCCTCTGGTTTTAGTGCCAAAATTGGGAATTATGGGAACCTCTCTTTTCTTCGGAATGATAAACGTAAGTATTGCTATTGCTTTATGTTTTTTATTGAAAAGAGAACTAAAGAAACCCGCTTTACTGCGTGCAAAAGCCGTTTTTTCATTTTTATTATTGCTAGGCGTTTTTATTTTTTCGAATGATATTCTAGCTTACTCAGAAGGGAAATTGTACGGAGAAAACATCATTTATACCAATTCAACACCTTATCAGCGTATTGTTTTAACGCACAATAAAAGCGATTATAGGCTTTATTTAAATAATAACCTGCAATTTAGTTCGGCAGACGAATATCGTTATCACGAAGCTTTGGTTCATCCCGTTATGTCGATGGCAAAAAGTGTAAAAAACGTTTTGGTGTTGGGAGGTGGAGACGGTTTGGCAGTTCGCGAAATATTGAAATACAAAGAGGTGCAAAAAGTAACTCTTGTAGATTTGGATGAAGGAATGACAAAGTTGTTTAAAACTAATACAGTCTTGACCAATTTCAATAAAAGTTCACTTAATAATTCTAAGGTTACCGTTATTAATACCGATGCTTATATCTGGGCTAAAAGCTGTAAAGAGAAATTCGATGCTGTGATAATCGATTTTCCAGATCCGTCCAATTATAGTTTAGGGAAATTGTACTCGGTTAATTTCTATCAAACCATAAAAACTATTTTACATCCAGATGCAGCGGTTGTTATACAAACCACTTCGCCATATTTTGCGCCAAAATCTTTTTGGTGTATCAATAAAACAGTAATGCAGGTTTTTCCGCAGGTCGATGCGTATCATGCCTATGTTCCGTCGTTTGGAGAGTGGGGGTATACCATTGCCATAAATGGTTTTGGAACAACTTTTAATACCGTAAACCGAATAGCTGACGGACTAAAATTTTACAATTACCAGTTTGATCGTTTTAATTATTTTACCAACGATATGATTTCAAATCAAATCGAAATCAATCGTTTAGATAACCAGATTTTAGTACGCTATTTTGATGAAGAGTGGGGAAGACTGCAATAA
- a CDS encoding DUF350 domain-containing protein — protein MELIHAQPIVNSIIYSFLGIIILLIGYYIIEKLTPENTWKEVVEKNNVAVAIVLAAFIIGISMIISAAIHG, from the coding sequence ATGGAATTAATTCACGCGCAACCAATAGTAAATTCAATTATTTATTCTTTTTTAGGCATTATCATTTTATTAATCGGTTATTATATTATTGAAAAACTTACTCCAGAAAATACTTGGAAAGAAGTTGTAGAAAAGAATAATGTTGCTGTTGCCATTGTTTTGGCAGCATTTATCATTGGAATTTCAATGATTATTAGCGCCGCAATTCATGGGTAA